The Zingiber officinale cultivar Zhangliang chromosome 9A, Zo_v1.1, whole genome shotgun sequence genome window below encodes:
- the LOC122019081 gene encoding MYB-like transcription factor EOBII: protein MEEQYNKSLFVWDRRPPLAAASSGPTTEELRRGPWTVDEDLLLVNYVAQHGQGRWNALALSAGLKRTGKSCRFRWLNYLRPNVRRGNITPEEQLIIVELHSQWGNRWSKIARFLPGRTDNEIKNYWRTRVKKHVKQLRCDASSRAFKDAMRCLCMQAASSTSADLLANPWTPATETGSTMVNIGSSSEEYYFSSAPPNLLANPWTPATEMGTTMVNIASSSKEYYFSPVPPQQLSSLGTDIGWEEKIGAGGIDAFFGEGDEWTECHVDFPGSTDVGGGDWPWRDIQII, encoded by the exons ATGGAGGAGCAGTACAACAAAAGTCTGTTCGTGTGGGACAGACGACCTCCCCTTGCAGCAGCGTCGAGTGGGCCAACGACGGAGGAGCTCCGGCGAGGGCCATGGACTGTGGACGAAGACCTCCTCCTCGTCAACTACGTCGCCCAACACGGCCAAGGCCGGTGGAATGCCCTCGCCCTCTCTGCag GCCTGAAACGAACCGGAAAGAGCTGCAGATTCCGATGGCTCAACTATCTCCGGCCGAATGTTCGCCGCGGAAACATCACGCCAGAGGAACAACTCATTATCGTCGAACTCCATTCTCAGTGGGGAAACAG GTGGTCGAAGATCGCACGATTCCTCCCCGGAAGGACCGACAACGAGATCAAGAATTACTGGAGGACGCGGGTGAAGAAGCACGTGAAGCAGCTCCGCTGCGACGCCAGTAGCAGAGCGTTTAAGGACGCAATGCGCTGTCTGTGCATGCAGGCCGCTTCTTCCACCTCCGCCGACCTCCTTGCCAATCCTTGGACGCCGGCGACTGAGACGGGGTCGACGATGGTGAACATTGGTTCTAGCTCGGAGGAGTATTACTTTTCCTCGGCGCCGCCCAACCTCCTCGCCAATCCTTGGACGCCGGCGACTGAGATGGGGACGACGATGGTGAACATTGCTTCTAGCTCCAAGGAGTATTACTTTTCCCCGGTGCCGCCCCAGCAGTTGTCTTCGCTAGGCACCGATATCGGCTGGGAGGAGAAGATCGGCGCCGGCGGCATCGACGCCTTTTTCGGCGAAGGGGATGAGTGGACGGAGTGCCACGTGGATTTCCCCGGGAGCACAGACGTCGGAGGGGGGGACTGGCCGTGGAGGGACATCCAAatcatttaa